In Lycium ferocissimum isolate CSIRO_LF1 chromosome 7, AGI_CSIRO_Lferr_CH_V1, whole genome shotgun sequence, the sequence AAAAACCCACTTTcaatcttttgatttttcccatTTTCCAAGAAACGCACACGGTGTTTGTGAAATTGCTCCTTTGAAAGAAAATACGATACTCGATAGAATCATTTGAACTTAAACCCCCGAGTTGGAGTAATTGTGGGGCATTTGATTACCCATTAATCACCCATTAGATCTGAAGAAAACCAACATTGGACGATTTTCTGTGTAGAATTATGTTTACGTTTTCTCAGATCTCGAAAAACAGGATGGTGGATCGGAAGAAAGGCAGCGGAGGAAGGAGGAGGTTTTCCGGTTGTTGTGGTGGTTCTCACAGGTTTGGTTGTGGTGTTTCAAAGATATTTCGTATATTTTCggtatattttgttatatttcaATGTACCGTTTTagtatatttctatatatttcgGTTCTCTTTAAAGATAtttatatttcaatgtatttctaatttacgAAACGAGCTTCGAtacatttcattgtattccattgtatatacgcatactataattttatatttcttaaacaatcaaccatatttcattgtattccagtgtatatttttttctatttggaagtatttctaaaagtttggaatggaaTAATTTCGAGAGAGAAACATGGGTTATGGAACTTGAGCCGTTTGCGTGatacatggttgatttaatttgatttaccatttaaaatgaaagaagagaatatgttccataaatacagcctatttttactctgtcaaattttgtattttcgtgtatttcaaaaacgcgaaATACAATCGAATACAACAAAACCAAAGAAAAATTTTGAATGGACTGATTTCGATAGAGAGATGTTAATTGTAATGGAACCTCATGGGTTTGCGTGAATCATGGAACCATTAATTCAAATTaccatatatatttgaaaaagatttttattgccataaatatagcctttttttAATTCAACAGCCACGCTATATTTCGCtatatttcactgtatttcaaaaacgcgaGATACAACTGAAATACAGCAAAAAacagctacgaattgtaaatcttCAACTTATAGCTATAACTTGTTAGAAGCtgttaaaaggtagttatttgtgtaagttttacttttattaatttcttcctttatcttaaaatatttgtcatGCTTCACTTTTCGTGTGTCAAGTTATATAAActttaacaaatatttttagaatcCTTACATTATATTGGTAGGAAAATTGCAATTTATagtaatttttgtatattttttgaatatctaaattttaatttcaaaatattgaattaatatAGCCCAATTTAGCTacgaaattaattaaattgcctttatattttgggatggagagaATATATTGTTTGTTCTTATACGTTCTAGTAAATTTTGGCAATTTTGGAGCCACATTTTCTTTTGCAACTGAAACATTATAGGTATTACAATATCTTTTATCCTTAAACTTCTAATATCTTGCTTCTTTTTAGTGAGCTCATATGTGCTTATAGAGATTTGTTcaaaaattatatacaaatatagttttaaaatcttttactttattaatgtactttaattattatttactaaTTGTAGGATCATTAGGTTAACTTGTgtaaattttttaaactaaGGTTATTATATTGTAGTATAAAGTTGAAGTTATTAGAATTTTCTTTGTTGTGTTAGATGATTCTAGAAGATGAAAACATGAGTTTTGTTAATACaggtaaaataaaatacatttttaaaatcTTAATGAGTTCACGATAAGCGCAAAATGAATTTGAAGCAGGGCGGAGCTAGAGAGTCAGCGATGATTTCAATCAAATGCGTAGCTTTCGTCACAAACTTTGTATTTGTctatagattattaatttaGTACCGAATAATTTACAAATTAAATtcagaactcataaacttcaaatcatgaCTCTGCATCTGTATTGACGTatataatttcattaacaattaacaatggaagttaaaaaaaaaaataagaaagttaAAATGTTAAGAGTAAGCCCGGGCCTCATAAAACTAGTTAATGTATGTGTCCACTGCACCAAGTTTCGAAATCGAAACCTTTGGGCAGAAAAGAACACCCTCAACCATCGCGCCCAAGGACTCGCATGTTTTAAGGGCGTTCAATATTGAGTATATAACGTTAAAAGTAGAATTTGAcctatatatacaatgcaattTTCCGGCGAAGGATGTTCAACTAACCACTGTTGGGTATCcgtagctccgcccctgcttATGTGCCACGAAcaagttactccctccgtctcaatttatacgAGGGTTCACATATTTGTGGAGTCAAATAACTTTTTCATTAACTCAGTTTCAAACATAATTTTTTcaagtattttataataaaatttacatatttaaaaattacataaaaagtactataagtctgcataattaataattcacaatatatgCAAAGTGTTGAAAAAATCATagttaggaaaaaaaaaattgtttaactCACCACATAAGTTAAGTAGTCAATCCTCGGGGAATATTTGTTACCGGGGACAAATATTAAAGAGCGGCACAAAATGGGGTCATACGTGCCAATGACCTGACCCTTCacaatttcctttttcttttcccgtTCAAGAATGtttttttcattcttaaattttgtggtgGTCCATCTTCTTGTACTATTGGTTGCTAGAGGCTTTTATTTCCCTCTGAAGACAAAACTGAAAATCCATCATTATTACATGACTACAGCTTACATACCATAGGAGGAACCAAAGTTATCTACAATGGCTAAATTGCAGAATCTTTATCTCTTCTCTTACAATTCTCTTCAGTTTCTTGGATGGTAAATTAATTTTCTCTTCCTTTCCACCCATTTTAGTGTTACCTTCAGaatgttttaatattttatgttaTGACATGCAAATGTAGGACAGTTGCCCTTTTCAGAATTTTGAGCAACTTTATTTCCAACAAGTCAGTCACTGGTGCTTATGCTTCTGGTGGTGAACTAATTTGTGAGTTCCATTTTTTGTTCTTGCTTTTGTCCCAATCTcagtaagaaagaaaaaagtctCTTCTTTTAGGGTGTGTtcagtatgaaggaaaatgtaatgttttccaagaaaatacTAAGTGagtttcttacatattttcttgtttttgggaCATAAGCAAAAAGTATTATCCTAGAGGCATTTGTATActataatctagacaaatactaTTGGAGGTGGGGTAGTGGTGGTTTGAGGTTGGAGTGTGGGTAGTGGCAGAGCTAGGATTTTTACTAAGGaggttaaaaaatataaagaagtaaacacgCGAAGAAGCTAAGGGGTTCAacatttactatatatacataaaaaataattttaacattgtatatataatgtCATTTTTCGCTGAAGGGGTTTGGATACCCCTGGCTCCTTACTGGCTCTGCCCCTTCGTGTTGGGTGGTGGGGATGGGGGCTACAAGGTGGGTTTGAAGATGAGGTGTGTCGAAGGGTGGGGATGTCACAATCAATGTGGAATGCCACTTGTGaaacttgtttttctttctcccaCCAGGGAAGTCGTATTCCTTAGTTTTAAGAAACATGTTTtcttagagaaaatgttttccaaaaattttgaccaaccgaACACGAgaaatggaaaatgttttcctcgtaccgaacacacccttaatgtTCTGTTTGAGTAAATTTGTGTTCTTTGTGGTAAAGGTTTGCTGCAATGTTGTGCATTCTTGGAAGTTATACATGGAGCTATAGGTAAAGTATTTTAATTTGGTTTCATTTGACAATATTGCTAAGGTAGCTAACTGATATTCTGATtcctgcctttttttttttttgggttattaaGGGATTGTTCCTAGTGGAATAGTGCTTCCTCTGTTGCAATGGAGTGGAAGAACTCATTTTCTGCTAGCAGTTGTTCGTCAAATTGTTGAGGTTTTATCTCTTTCTAATCAAATCACACCTACTTTTATGCATTGGCTACTCTAATATTATATGCTATATTGCTctgactctccaaaaatgttgctGCACCTGTGTCGTAtactccaaaaatgcactacttcttggaggatccgacacacaCCTAGCGATATATTTGAACAGTCCGAGCAAAATAGATTATATGCACTTTTTACATAGTATCGTCATGGAACTAATTATCGGTGGCAATAACAAGATTTATAGAAGCTTAATAATGCAATAATCCTTCTTTTTGCTAGTTTCTGGTTTGTGTACAACCAGGTGTGAACACAAAGAACTTGAGGGTGAAGTATTTGTGGTCTGTTTACTTCTTGTAGGTCCAGGAATCGCCTTCAGTGTTCATAACGTTTTTTGCTTGGAGCTTAAGTGAGGTGAGTCGATTTTCCTCCTCTCTTTGCCTTCCTTACATGTTACTCTCATTTTCTTTTGTCCTGCCTTCTCCCGTCTTTGTAATTTGATCAGTTTGTGTGGTTAGAACCTTAAACCACCCATCCCACTTGCTAAAAGCTTTAGAACTTTCTCCTATTGAAAGCAGTAGCTGGAAAgggaagaaattaattatgttgtGATAAAATGCATTTAAGAACCTTGCCCTGGATGGACTTTTGGTGAAAGTGAGCACATGGAGAGGACTATAAGGTGAGTGCATTTATGATTGATATAAGTATACTGGGACCACATCTATTTATAGTTGGAGATCTACATAGAGTGGACTATAAGGCGAGTGCCACATTTTGCTATGTGAAAGAACTCTTTAATTTACTAATTCTTGCCCAAGAAAATTGGTAATTGAGTAGAAAAGAATcagaaaaatcatgaagttttaTAAAAGTAAGATTTGTGCTATAATCATACTTCTTAATTTACCTCAAGGATGATGTAGAACTAGATCTATTAGGACCTATACAAGGACAAGCTTGGAAGTAAAAGTGATATGGCatataattttctctagccttgcAATGAAATGCCTTGACGGATCGACAATTATAGGAAGATATAAGGAGGATGGTTATCatttatattttccttctttcGCATCGCAATATATTACCACTTCTTATCCATCAGGTACTTCACAGAAATCTGTCTGTAGAATTCCTTTCGTACATAAACGATTTGTTACCTAGACAACCTAGTTTTATGATTATGCACATGCAGCTTGGAAAGAGTAAGTTATCAAAATTTTCGGCATAGTTAATCCCGTTCTGTGGCCTTTCCTGGTGATGACTAGCTATTTCACATATAGTTGAACTCTGTAGAACAAATAACAATGCATGGCTAGGAAATGTATGCCTCTAGCTGTATTAGATGGGTAATGTTGGAGAGACTTTTAGAAGTAGTCTAGGTTGATTCTCGACCTCTTCTTCTATTTCTCCATTTGGTGTTTACTGTTGTTACTTATTATTCTTCCTTTATTGTATGTTCTTCTGAGGCAACCTATTCAAATAGTTTTTTGTCCTTCCATTAGACACACGTATTAGACCTGAATTATTGAAGATCTTGCATCTTTTAACTTACCCAAGCTGACAGTATTTGGGGAAAGAAACGGTAAACAGGAGAGGCGTAGGCTACAGCATGAGTTTAGTGATTCATATTGCTACAAAAGTAGGGGAAGTGGCTATATTTACTCATTCATCTGCTCGGTAGCATGAGTTTAGTGATTCATATTGCTACAAAAGTAAGGGAAGTGGCTATATTTACTCATTCATCTGCTTGGTAACAACAGTTTTCCTATACGGATAAGAACAGACACTACACTTGATCTTTAGCCCATAGGCCAAGAAAGATATGATGACTGGTTGCTAAATGTGAGGAGATGTTTTTTTAGTTCAGTTTCTGCCtgacattatatttttttaaactgaaAGGCTATTTTAAGATTGTAAAACATCTGTTCGGTTTCTGAAGAAGATTATTGAGAAGCTCTGCATTTATTTGATCAGCCACATATGCCACATGACCGAAAGATGATAAATGTGgaatttattttgttggttTTGCTCAACCACAAATGAATTTCCTTCAATGCTCAAAATCATTTCCACCTTTGTATCATGGCAGGAAGATTGTGAGCTTCTCTGTACCActaattatctttttttctttaataaccGTAGTGTCTGAGCCAGCTTGTGCGCACCTTGACTAATTCCACGGGGTACCTGCTTCTTCCCACCAGCACAGGTACTGGGTAACTATGTCCACCAAGGCTTAGACagatgagaagaaatcacctatTACTTTTGCCGCCATTAGGATTTGAACCCGAGACCTCTTCaatctcaacccacttcattgaccactaggccacgcTTTTGGGTGCCTCTGTACTACTAATTATCTTATGTCATCTTCACATGCTTATCTCCTAAATCCAGTAAACCGGTCAACTGTTTTTCTATTTCATCAAGGGAAATCTGTTCTTCCTTTAGAAGTAATCAACTACTGATAATCAAAACCAGTCACTTCCACCATCTTCAAGTCCCTTGCCATAAGTTGCTTTACTATGACAAACATAAGTTGTTAAGTTGTCATAATTAGAAATTCAGTGCATCTGCAAGGAAGCTAAATCACTTTGTGTCTGCTTCCACAAAAATACTTAAACTGAAAACCCCGAACTCTTTTGTCCTATTCTAGGTGTCTCTTAACAGGTCCAAAGGTTCCTGTCTGCATAAGTTCGATCTCCCATAGAATTATTTTAGGGATactgtattttattttttcacttaCCTGATGGTGGGAGATGGCTACATTGTGTTAATAGACCTAATAATGCAAGAACATTTTTCACATCTGACAATGAAGTATCATTGTTTTTAGCTGCAGTCTGCACTCCTACAGCTACCCTAAAAGTTATAGAGTACGAGTTTGGTGGCTTAGTGGTTGAATGGGTTTTGCAATACATTGTGATAAACAGGACTCTTCTTAATATCTTACTAATGTGTTTAGTTACCAAAATAGTATATGATTCAAAGCTGACTGTGTCCACTTTATCCGTACTAAGTTGCTACTTTTAGTGCACAAAAGATGTAATTTTAGGGAAAGTATACAAGGTACTTTTCAAAGTTTATTGAAACTGAAATGCCAAAGCTTTCGATTAGACAAAAGTTATCCTAAGGTAGCTTTACTGAAACGTGTAAAATTCTAGAACAGGTGTAATTCTTTTTGGGccaactaaaaaggaaagagtgtcgcATAAATTAGGATGGAGGGAGTACCAGTTACATTGTGTTTGGGTTACAATAACTTTTCCATGTATTTCCTTCTCCTTTACTCCATCCTTTTGAATCTTCAGTTGGTCTTGCATGATGATGAGCATTAAACAATTATAACGTCCTGTTCCTCAACACAGGTAGTCAGATACTCACATTATGCTTTGAGTTGCATTGGAAATCCACCCTACTTGATCACGTACCTCAGGTTTGATTCTTCTTGCAGAGTATAATGCATCTAGTTACTCAGGAGAGAGTATGTTattaggaaattttttttttgatgacatatgTTATTAGGAAATTTATTTGGCTTTGAATATCTTTTTGCCCATTAGGTACACTGCTTTCATTCTATTGTATCCCGTTGGAGTATTTCCCGGTGAAAGTAAGCTAACAGTTTTGTTAAAACTAATTTATCACATTCATAGtgttttattttcattcatttgttTGTTGTCGCCTTGTCTAGTATGTGCAAAATCTGAAATGCTTGACTTCATTTCTCTGCAGTGTGGCTTTTGTACCAGGCACTTCCGTTCATTAAAAGGACAAACCTATATGCAGATAGTCTCCCTTTCAGTTATTATAAGTTTATAAAGGTAGTTTCTAATATCCCGAAACAAAGAGCAATTTTTGCTGGAGCTTTAACACATGAATACGGGATATGTATTTTCTGCCATTTGGTTTATACAAAATTTTATGCTTAATACATGCATCTCTTCAAAAGTCTACAATCTCTTGTCGTCCTTGATAAAAACCCCTTTGCAATTCTTTATAATTTTCTCTATACTGCTTAACTATTCTGGAAGGAAATAGATCTAATAGACGCTACCATTGACGGGGTTATTAATTTAGTGGTTTTATCTGTTGTTGTTCTTTGAAGTTTTGGCTTGTCACTTCAAAAAATTGAGGACCTGATAATGACTAAAAGGAGTTCAGTATCCAATCTATACAATTTAATTGAGTGTTGTCAGATACTTTTCATCTTAAACTGATCTATAGTTGCTCTGCTGTTTAAATCTCGACATGCCCTAGTTTTGCAAACTATAGAAATTAAAGAATGCTTTTGCATACCGACAACTTTACTTTCACATCAACTCTCTCCATTTCTTGGGGCGAATCTTTGGGGCTTACACTGTATAAAACTTTAAAATATAGAAAGCAACTTAACTTTGTCCTATGTACGATGTTGCAAATAGAATCAGTCTTTATAGCTGATATTGGTGCGTCATTCATGTGAATCCTATGACCGGGCTTGTTGCATAATGGCTATATAGAGTGTTCTTACTTGTATCGATAGCTGGACTGATTTTTTGATGCGAATTGCTGCAACCTGTAAATATTTGAGCATAAAAATAGAACGATTCTTATTCATCCCCCGAAAGAAATACATATTACTTCAGTATTTTGTTATAGACATAAACAATACTTcgtttttctttcaacttcaggTTCTGCTTCTGGTATACCCTCTTCTATGGCTCAAACTTTATCTGCACTTGTTCAAGCAACGTCGATCAAAGCTGGGTAAAAATCAGAAGACAAAGAAGACATGAGAGTCCAAAGTTttgtttttcctacttttattttcaattgcATATGTAGAGGTTGGATAAGGATGTAGCGTTTGACACCTTTCTTCATAAACAGACTTTGTAGCTGTTGAATGTCCAAATATAACTTGTAAGTCTGAATCTGGAGAACTCTCTAAGATTAAAACCTATTGGAGAAACTTACCATTTCCCAAAAGAAttgtgttttatgttttctttgaaCAACTGGGAAACGTCTTGCCTTGTTTGGGAATGAGGTAAAATGTGAAAGATTTTTTCTCAATCTTCCAAATATTTGTTATGGATTGAATGGGAATACCATGTTTATCTGTTCCAAGTTACCTGGTGAAAGAAAGACACCATTAATGACCACATTGAGGCCTTGCAGTTTCCACTTTCCATCCCGAGACTCTTATAAActattgtaaaaatatttacaaaataatcTGCTGATCAGAATTTCCCCTGAGAAGTTTTTGGCTATAGTATGTTTCGCCAAACTTTCAAAATCTGCTTATTTTGAAGTATTTTTGTCAAAAGTGCGGTttgaaaaagtacttttggagaGTCGTAGTTTGTGTTTGGGCTTAACTGAATTCGATGTTTTATTTTCAACTATTGTCTATGTTATATTTTCAGTTAATTCATCAGATACAATAacgtactccctccgttccatttAGATGTCATGTTTCGCTTCTCGAGAGTCAAATTATGCGAAGTTTGACTagcattttaaaatatattttctcatCAAATTAATATGAGAAACGTTGCAACTTGTAGTACTTATCatatactccttccgtttcaatttatgtgaacctatttccttattagtccgtgccaaaaagaatgacctctttctatatttcgaaacaatttaactttatgcaATCATTTATAGCCATACAAAATATAagtgactcatttaacaccacaaatTTAAAGTCTTCTCtgctttcttaaacttcgtcccagtcaaatgagttcacataaaCTGGAACGGACTTTTTtagaatttaattttaaaatataaaatattgagtttATCTAATCCAATGTATCtttgaaaataagtcaaattaaCTTTTGCGAAGGGaaacatgacaactaatttgtgacggagggagtaacaaaaAAGCTCATGGTTCAATCGACAAGTTAGTGAAAGTTGGATGTCAATCATGTCCTGCACCAATTTGGGAGCCTGACATCCTCTATAATAGCCAAGTTTCTTTTGGAATCGATTTTTCATGTGATGTTATAATATACATTTTCTATAACAACACTTTGTtatagcaattaaaaaaaaaattctgggCAAACAATATTTCTTATAGAGAAGTTTGACTTCAGTATTAAATTTTTAGCCAGTAATTTAAGACTTTGTAACATTTTTGGATATAGCTTAACTCAAAACGCTAGGTTAGAGTATATATTGCAGAACGAATTCAAGATATAGCCAATCCAAACAGCATGCTCTGTTCAATTCTCAGCCATATATGTATTATACTTTGCATAGCTAAATTAAGGGAAAATGATATAGTTATTTAGAAGAAATCATTTTGTAGGTGCTTTTTGGAAAAGTCGAGTCTAAATAATCTATCAATCTGCCAACTTAATAATAACTAGTTTGGTACTTAATTAATGaatattcacttttagcccCGAAGAAGTTTATCATATGCTATAAATAGAGGCAAAATATTCATTAGTTTCCTCATCCTTCTTACAATTACCAAAATTCAAGTTCtagcaagaaaaaaaatgggatcGAAGGCATTTATGCTTATTGTTTAGGCTATTTTTCTTGTGATAACATCAGAGGTTGCAGCTATGGAGTGGGCTCAGAGCTCCACCACTTCTCTGGAAAACAGTATACTCACTCCGTCTCTTTATATGTAAAGGTGTTACTGTTTGAAAAGTAAAACGGTTTTTTTCTTAGATtataatttccttaattttttttaaaatattttgactcATGAATTAGCAAAGTTGACTTGTAAGACTTGTCGTGTGATAttcaaatatctttttttttttttaaattgaaatatCTATATTCTAAGTCGTATTCTAAATTAAGTATTTTAATGCTTACACTTCAAACtctacataaattgggatagagagTAAGCCTCCTTCCTTTTCAGACcacacttgtgaaattacactgggtttgttgttgttgtcgtaaagaagaaaaaaaaaagtattaataattttgttgggcaataacaaaaattattagaaaacaaacaaaaaataaataaataaaaacttggCAAGTAAATTGTTGGACAATAATTCATTTACTGATTCAGCCCATTGTGATCCATCCAAAATCAGCACAACTCGTCCTTTTGCCACCCCTACTAAcacgtatatgtatgattactgGTGTATGCGAGACAAGTAAATGATACCAAATTTCTAGGAGGACTTCCAGGAATCGGAGGAGCCGGCGGATTAGGAGGATTCCCAGGAGGAGGATTTGGTGGTGATCGTGGCGGTGATTTCGATCGGTGGT encodes:
- the LOC132065703 gene encoding uncharacterized protein LOC132065703 — protein: MAKLQNLYLFSYNSLQFLGWTVALFRILSNFISNKSVTGAYASGGELICLLQCCAFLEVIHGAIGIVPSGIVLPLLQWSGRTHFLLAVVRQIVEVQESPSVFITFFAWSLSEVVRYSHYALSCIGNPPYLITYLRYTAFILLYPVGVFPGEMWLLYQALPFIKRTNLYADSLPFSYYKFIKVLLLVYPLLWLKLYLHLFKQRRSKLGKNQKTKKT